In Arthrobacter sp. SLBN-83, one DNA window encodes the following:
- a CDS encoding ABC-F family ATP-binding cassette domain-containing protein: MAHLLGGENLTVSYATRTVLDGITLGLEEGDRIGMVGRNGDGKSTLMRLLALRSTPDSGRVTKRGDVNVGYLDQSDVLDGDLTVGAAIVGDQADYEWARNPRIREIMGGLVSDVDWHANVHALSGGQKRRVALAKLLIEDHDVIMLDEPTNHLDVEGVAWLARHLKTRWRANQGAFLVVTHDRWFLDEVCTKTWEVHDGIVDPFEGGYAAYVLARAERDRMASVVESKRQQLVKKELAWLRRGAPARTSKPKFRIEAANALIEDVPAPRDSMALSKMATARQGKDVLDLENVSLNFQGGEAGRKLFDNITLRLAPGERLGLVGVNGAGKTTLLKLLNGEIAPDAGKLKRGKTVATAVLTQEVKELDDVADLRVIEVIEREKRSFNVGGREFTAGQLVEQLGFTNQKQWTPVKDLSGGERRRLQLLRLLVGEPNVLMLDEPTNDLDTDTLAAVEDVLDGWPGTLVVVSHDRYLLERVTDHQMALLGDGKLRGLPGGVDQYLELREAALAGSTVTGGGNPVTSGGQQGTAAAPSGPSEAEKREARKALNRIERQLKKLDQEEKKLHDQMVKTTEAGDFDALAAQNKQLKDLTDEKDALEMEWLESSELLGD; this comes from the coding sequence TTGGCACACCTTCTTGGCGGCGAGAACCTCACGGTTTCCTACGCAACCCGCACCGTCCTGGACGGCATCACCCTGGGGCTGGAGGAGGGCGACCGGATCGGCATGGTGGGCCGGAACGGCGACGGCAAGTCCACCCTGATGCGGCTCCTGGCCCTGCGCTCCACCCCCGACTCCGGCCGGGTCACCAAGCGCGGCGACGTCAACGTGGGCTACCTGGACCAGAGCGACGTGCTCGACGGCGACCTGACGGTGGGTGCCGCGATCGTGGGGGACCAGGCGGACTACGAATGGGCGCGCAACCCCCGGATCCGGGAGATCATGGGCGGGCTGGTGTCCGACGTCGACTGGCATGCGAATGTCCACGCCCTCTCCGGTGGGCAGAAGCGGCGGGTGGCGCTCGCCAAACTGCTCATTGAGGACCACGACGTCATCATGCTGGACGAGCCCACCAACCACCTCGACGTCGAGGGCGTGGCCTGGCTTGCCCGGCACCTGAAGACACGGTGGCGGGCCAACCAGGGCGCCTTCCTGGTGGTCACCCACGACCGTTGGTTCCTCGACGAAGTCTGCACCAAAACGTGGGAAGTCCATGACGGGATCGTGGATCCCTTCGAGGGCGGTTACGCCGCGTATGTCCTGGCCCGGGCAGAGCGGGACCGGATGGCTTCCGTGGTGGAAAGCAAGCGCCAACAGCTGGTCAAGAAGGAGCTCGCCTGGCTGCGCCGCGGCGCCCCGGCGCGGACGTCCAAGCCGAAGTTCCGGATCGAGGCGGCCAACGCCCTCATTGAGGATGTCCCCGCGCCACGCGACTCCATGGCCCTGAGCAAGATGGCCACCGCACGCCAGGGCAAGGACGTCCTTGACCTGGAAAACGTCTCCCTGAATTTCCAGGGCGGCGAGGCCGGCCGGAAGCTCTTCGACAACATCACCCTCCGCCTGGCCCCGGGGGAGCGGCTGGGCCTGGTGGGCGTCAACGGCGCCGGAAAGACCACCCTCCTGAAGCTGCTCAACGGCGAGATCGCCCCCGACGCCGGCAAGCTGAAGAGGGGAAAGACGGTGGCCACCGCCGTCCTCACGCAGGAGGTCAAGGAGCTCGACGACGTCGCGGACCTGCGCGTCATCGAGGTCATCGAGCGGGAAAAGCGTTCCTTCAACGTCGGTGGCAGGGAATTCACGGCCGGCCAGTTGGTGGAGCAGCTCGGGTTCACCAACCAGAAGCAGTGGACCCCTGTGAAGGACCTCTCCGGCGGTGAGCGGCGCCGCCTTCAGCTGCTGCGGCTGCTGGTGGGCGAACCCAACGTGTTGATGCTCGACGAGCCCACCAACGACCTGGACACCGACACCCTCGCCGCCGTCGAGGACGTCCTGGACGGCTGGCCCGGGACCCTGGTGGTGGTCAGCCACGACCGCTACCTGCTGGAACGCGTCACCGACCACCAAATGGCACTGCTGGGCGACGGCAAGCTCCGCGGCCTGCCCGGCGGCGTGGACCAGTACCTCGAGCTGCGCGAAGCCGCCCTGGCCGGCTCTACGGTCACCGGCGGCGGCAACCCGGTCACCAGCGGAGGCCAGCAAGGTACAGCCGCGGCCCCGTCGGGTCCCTCCGAGGCCGAGAAGCGCGAAGCCCGCAAGGCCCTCAACAGGATCGAGCGGCAGCTCAAAAAGCTGGATCAGGAGGAAAAGAAGCTCCACGACCAGATGGTGAAGACCACCGAGGCCGGCGACTTCGACGCCCTCGCCGCACAGAACAAACAGCTCAAGGACCTCACCGAC
- a CDS encoding 4-(cytidine 5'-diphospho)-2-C-methyl-D-erythritol kinase, with protein MSAGLERPGRGRFAARTVRVKAPGKVNVSLAVGPLRADGYHSVASVYLAVSLYEEVSATSTAAPGITISLSPESTLDLDAVDIPLDSSNLAYKAAAIMADVSEHATGVHLEITKRVPVAGGMGGGSADAAATLLACDALWNSGLSREELAHLAAELGADVPFSLLGGTAVGLGLGDELSPALAKAQTHWVLVVANYGLSTPEVYRTLDRLRAAEGIEAGEPTGVDPQILAALRGGDAESLSRVLVNDLQRASIELSPALRDTLGIGESHGAIAGMVSGSGPTVALLADDSVAAEALAEDLRRQGLTAIPVHGPVPGARIISDTLL; from the coding sequence GTGAGCGCGGGACTTGAGAGGCCAGGCAGGGGGCGGTTCGCCGCCAGGACTGTCCGCGTCAAGGCGCCGGGCAAGGTCAACGTCTCCCTGGCAGTGGGGCCGCTCCGGGCGGACGGATACCACTCGGTGGCCAGCGTCTATCTCGCGGTGTCCCTTTATGAGGAAGTGTCCGCCACCAGCACCGCCGCCCCCGGGATCACCATCAGCCTCAGCCCTGAAAGCACCCTGGACCTCGACGCCGTCGACATCCCCCTGGACAGCAGCAACCTGGCCTACAAGGCCGCCGCCATCATGGCTGACGTGTCCGAACACGCCACCGGCGTGCACCTGGAAATCACCAAGCGGGTTCCGGTGGCCGGCGGTATGGGCGGCGGATCCGCCGATGCCGCCGCCACGCTCCTTGCCTGCGATGCGCTCTGGAACAGCGGGCTGTCGCGCGAGGAACTGGCCCACCTTGCAGCGGAACTGGGCGCCGACGTTCCCTTTTCGCTCCTGGGCGGAACCGCCGTCGGCCTTGGGCTGGGCGATGAACTGTCCCCGGCCCTGGCCAAGGCGCAGACCCACTGGGTGCTGGTGGTGGCCAATTACGGCCTCTCCACCCCCGAGGTGTACCGCACGCTTGACCGGCTGCGGGCGGCCGAAGGGATCGAGGCCGGCGAACCCACCGGCGTGGACCCGCAGATCCTGGCGGCCCTGCGGGGCGGCGACGCCGAATCCCTGAGCCGCGTGCTGGTCAACGACCTGCAAAGGGCGTCCATTGAACTCTCGCCCGCGCTGCGCGATACGCTGGGAATCGGTGAGTCCCATGGCGCCATCGCCGGCATGGTCTCCGGATCCGGCCCCACCGTGGCGCTCCTGGCAGATGATTCCGTGGCCGCCGAGGCACTGGCGGAGGACCTGCGGCGCCAAGGCCTCACAGCGATCCCCGTCCACGGTCCGGTCCCGGGCGCGCGCATCATCTCCGACACCCTCCTTTAA
- the rsmA gene encoding 16S rRNA (adenine(1518)-N(6)/adenine(1519)-N(6))-dimethyltransferase RsmA translates to MTEPTPAVPAPLFGASDIRRMAEEIGVRPTKTLGQNFVIDGNTIRRIVAAAGVGPDETVLEVGPGLGSLTLGLLDAAAEVVAVEIDPVLAAKLPDTVKEWRPQAANAFHLVHADAMKVTELPVEPTALVANLPYNVAVPVVLHLLQHFPSLRHGLVMVQDEVADRLAAGPGSKTYGVPSVKAAWYSQMRKAGVIGMNVFWPAPKIHSGLVAFTRREPPATTATREQVFAVVDAAFAQRRKTLRAALAGWAGGAPEAERCLLAAGVDPTARGEVIDIAAFARIAEARENRP, encoded by the coding sequence GTGACTGAACCGACTCCCGCCGTGCCCGCACCATTGTTCGGCGCCTCCGACATACGCCGGATGGCAGAGGAAATCGGGGTCAGGCCCACCAAGACGCTCGGCCAGAACTTCGTGATCGACGGCAACACCATCCGCCGGATTGTTGCCGCAGCAGGCGTGGGGCCGGATGAGACAGTCCTCGAGGTGGGCCCGGGGCTCGGGTCGCTCACGCTGGGACTGCTGGACGCGGCAGCGGAGGTTGTCGCCGTCGAAATCGATCCTGTCCTTGCCGCCAAACTCCCTGACACCGTGAAGGAATGGCGGCCCCAAGCCGCCAACGCCTTCCACCTGGTGCACGCCGATGCCATGAAGGTCACCGAGCTGCCGGTTGAACCAACAGCACTCGTGGCCAACCTGCCGTACAACGTCGCCGTTCCCGTGGTGCTGCACCTCCTGCAGCATTTCCCCAGCCTGCGTCACGGCCTGGTGATGGTGCAGGACGAGGTGGCCGACCGGCTGGCGGCCGGGCCCGGCTCCAAGACCTATGGAGTTCCCTCCGTCAAGGCCGCCTGGTACAGCCAGATGCGCAAAGCCGGCGTGATTGGCATGAACGTCTTCTGGCCCGCCCCGAAAATCCATTCCGGGCTCGTGGCCTTCACGCGCCGGGAACCACCGGCCACCACCGCCACCCGGGAACAGGTGTTCGCCGTGGTGGATGCCGCCTTCGCGCAGCGCCGCAAGACCCTCCGGGCAGCCCTCGCCGGCTGGGCCGGGGGAGCGCCGGAAGCGGAGCGCTGCCTGCTCGCCGCCGGCGTGGATCCCACGGCCCGCGGTGAGGTCATTGACATAGCCGCGTTCGCCCGGATTGCCGAAGCCAGGGAAAACCGCCCGTGA
- a CDS encoding resuscitation-promoting factor has protein sequence MDRELRAIVIKFFTSDGKFSFIKVGAQLLVLCGLVAGLVAFVGNNKTVTLNVDGKASSVQSFGGTVAQVVKSANLDLKPGDRVSPSLDATVQNGTVININQAKEVKVSLDGAEKTVNTTAQDVEDLVTELGVASASSVSAPKDATLSLAGSYVSISTPKTVSIVADGKVNTATTTAPTVGKVLEDSGVTLGANDRTSQPANANVVNNMVIKVSRVDTSQTAVTSEDVPFETVTSENADMLKGEKEVTQAGSAGKLERTFKLVLVDGREASRTLVSENVAVQPVTEKVTVGTKAKPAPQAAPAPAAAAANTGAAAPAMMNEAMWDKIAQCESTGNWSINSGNGYYGGLQFDIQTWIGAGGGAYAPNASLATKAQQIDIANRVYAQRGLSPWGCGWAASR, from the coding sequence TTTACATCGGACGGCAAGTTCAGCTTTATCAAGGTTGGCGCCCAGTTGCTGGTGCTTTGCGGCCTGGTCGCAGGCCTCGTAGCCTTCGTGGGCAATAACAAAACAGTCACGCTCAACGTGGACGGCAAAGCATCGTCCGTGCAGTCCTTTGGCGGAACAGTGGCACAGGTGGTCAAGAGTGCAAACCTTGACCTGAAGCCCGGCGACCGGGTGTCGCCTTCCCTCGACGCGACCGTCCAGAACGGTACCGTCATCAACATCAACCAGGCCAAAGAGGTCAAGGTCAGCCTGGACGGGGCCGAGAAGACCGTGAACACCACGGCGCAGGACGTCGAAGACCTGGTGACCGAGCTCGGCGTGGCCAGTGCCTCGTCCGTCTCCGCGCCCAAGGATGCCACCCTCTCGCTGGCCGGCTCCTACGTCTCCATCTCCACCCCCAAGACCGTCAGCATCGTGGCCGACGGCAAGGTGAACACTGCTACCACCACCGCGCCGACCGTGGGTAAGGTCCTTGAGGATTCCGGGGTCACTCTCGGCGCCAATGACCGCACCTCGCAGCCGGCCAACGCCAACGTGGTGAACAACATGGTCATCAAGGTCTCCCGCGTGGACACCAGCCAGACCGCCGTCACCAGTGAAGACGTGCCCTTCGAAACGGTTACCTCCGAAAACGCGGACATGCTCAAGGGTGAGAAGGAAGTCACGCAGGCCGGCTCCGCCGGAAAGCTCGAGCGCACCTTCAAGCTGGTGCTCGTGGACGGGCGGGAAGCTTCCCGCACGCTGGTATCCGAGAACGTGGCTGTCCAGCCGGTCACCGAAAAGGTCACCGTCGGCACCAAGGCCAAGCCTGCACCCCAGGCAGCACCGGCCCCCGCCGCTGCAGCCGCCAACACCGGCGCGGCAGCGCCGGCCATGATGAACGAGGCCATGTGGGACAAGATCGCCCAGTGTGAGTCCACCGGAAACTGGAGCATCAACAGCGGCAACGGTTACTACGGTGGCCTGCAGTTCGATATCCAGACCTGGATCGGCGCCGGCGGCGGTGCCTACGCTCCCAACGCCAGCCTGGCCACCAAGGCACAGCAGATCGACATCGCCAACCGCGTCTACGCGCAGCGCGGCCTGTCGCCGTGGGGTTGCGGCTGGGCGGCCAGCCGCTGA